One Hypanus sabinus isolate sHypSab1 chromosome 4, sHypSab1.hap1, whole genome shotgun sequence genomic region harbors:
- the LOC132392302 gene encoding C-X-C chemokine receptor type 2-like, translating into MDVLNFDINDKDFGDMFDNYSSDDAILDENSSPCHPLILGNWVNVMLAIVYSLVCFLAVTGNLVVMIVILHNWRSTSSTDIYLLHLATADLLFAVSLPFWAVDATSGWVFGDAMCKVVSMLQEVNFYSGILLLACISVDRYFAIVHSTQYHRLKRPILIKLVCAIVWMLAVLLSLPILYKGKFDYYGRVLCYELLEGESIAIWKNSTRFLRHIIGFLIPLDVMVFCYSVTILRLCQTKGFQKQKAMKVIIAVVLAFLICWLPHNITVSVDTLIRSKLIAETCDRRNLIDRALSVTRILGFLHCCINPILYGFIGLKFRRNLLNLLADKGLISQHAKTHYKRSASSSSESGFFSSAI; encoded by the coding sequence ATGGATGTCCTGAACTTTGATATCAATGATAAAGACTTTGGGGATATGTTTGATAATTACTCATCTGATGATGCAATACTTGATGAGAACTCCAGTCCTTGCCACCCGCTAATTCTTGGAAACTGGGTCAATGTCATGTTGGCCATTGTCTACAGCCTGGTGTGTTTCCTCGCCGTGACAGGGAACCTGGTGGTGATGATCGTCATTCTTCACAATTGGCGCTCAACATCATCCACGGACATCTACCTGCTCCATCTGGCCACGGCTGACCTGCTCTTTGCCGTCTCTCTGCCCTTCTGGGCAGTGGATGCCACATCTGGGTGGGTGTTTGGCGATGCCATGTGTAAGGTTGTCAGCATGCTCCAGGAGGTGAACTTTTACAGTGGCATCCTGTTGCTGGCCTGCATCAGTGTTGACCGTTACTTTGCCATCGTCCACTCTACCCAGTACCACAGGCTGAAGCGGCCAATCCTGATCAAACTGGTCTGTGCTATTGTGTGGATGCTGGCTGTTCTCCTGTCTTTACCCATCCTCTACAAGGGCAAGTTCGACTACTATGGAAGAGTCCTGTGTTACGAGTTACTGGAGGGTGAATCCATCGCAATCTGGAAAAACAGCACCAGGTTCTTGCGTCACATCATTGGGTTCCTCATCCCACTGGAtgtcatggtcttctgctacagCGTCaccatcctcagactgtgtcagACAAAGGGTTTCCAGAAGCAGAAAGCCATGAAGGTCATTATCGCCGTGGTGCTCGCATTTCTCATTTGCTGGCTGCCCCACAATATCACCGTGTCTGTTGACACTCTGATAAGAAGCAAGCTCATCGCCGAGACTTGTGACAGGCGCAATCTCATCGACCGGGCTCTGTCTGTGACTCGGATTCTGGGATTCCTACATTGCTGCATTAATCCAATCTTATACGGCTTCATTGGGCTCAAATTCCGGAGGAACTTACTCAACCTTTTGGCTGATAAAGGACTTATTAGTCAACATGCAAAAACACATTATAAGCGATCGGCGTCCTCTTCCTCTGAATCTGGATTCTTTTCTTCTGCAATATAG